In Paenibacillus sp. FSL R7-0345, a single window of DNA contains:
- a CDS encoding branched-chain amino acid ABC transporter permease produces the protein MEYFIQQLINGISVGSIYALIALGYTMVYGIIKLINFAHGDVFMVGSFIGLYSARFLANAGLPPVLVLLLSLIISMTMSSLLGITIERLAYKPLRKSTRIAALITAIGVSFLLEYIGVLILGPQAKGFPDIMEKKQYQLFGSSIQVDSNQVMILITTIVLMIILQYIVRYTKTGKAMRAVSFDMEAARLMGINVDRTISATFAIGSALAAAAGVIFGMTYNSVDPLMGVTPGLKAFVAAVLGGIGSIPGALVGGLLLGTVETEISSLGYSSWRDGVAFAVLILILIFKPSGLFGKNVREKV, from the coding sequence ATGGAGTACTTCATTCAGCAACTAATTAACGGAATTTCCGTAGGCAGCATTTACGCTCTGATCGCCCTTGGCTACACAATGGTTTACGGGATTATCAAGCTGATCAACTTTGCTCACGGCGATGTGTTTATGGTCGGCTCGTTTATCGGACTGTACAGTGCCAGGTTTCTGGCTAATGCCGGACTGCCTCCGGTGCTGGTACTTCTGCTGTCGCTGATTATCTCGATGACGATGAGCTCGCTGCTTGGGATTACCATTGAACGGCTGGCGTATAAGCCGCTGCGCAAGTCCACGAGAATTGCTGCACTTATAACGGCTATCGGCGTATCATTCCTGCTGGAGTATATCGGAGTGCTTATCCTGGGGCCGCAGGCCAAGGGGTTCCCGGATATTATGGAGAAGAAGCAGTATCAGCTGTTCGGAAGCTCCATTCAAGTCGATTCCAATCAGGTCATGATTCTGATAACCACTATCGTCCTGATGATTATTTTGCAATATATCGTACGTTACACTAAGACCGGCAAGGCAATGCGGGCTGTATCGTTTGATATGGAAGCGGCGCGGCTGATGGGGATCAACGTTGACCGTACCATCTCGGCTACCTTTGCCATCGGATCTGCGCTTGCTGCAGCCGCCGGTGTAATCTTCGGTATGACTTACAATTCCGTTGATCCGTTAATGGGCGTAACACCGGGACTTAAAGCTTTTGTAGCGGCAGTACTGGGAGGAATCGGAAGCATTCCGGGCGCGCTTGTCGGCGGATTGCTGCTGGGAACAGTGGAGACTGAAATTTCGTCGCTTGGTTATTCATCCTGGCGTGACGGTGTTGCCTTTGCCGTGCTGATTCTGATCCTGATCTTCAAACCA